One genomic region from Anomalospiza imberbis isolate Cuckoo-Finch-1a 21T00152 chromosome 28, ASM3175350v1, whole genome shotgun sequence encodes:
- the LZTS1 gene encoding leucine zipper putative tumor suppressor 1, with translation MGSVSSLISGHSFHSKHCRASQYKLRKSSHLKKLNRYSDGLLRFGFSQDSGHKSGSKSSKNEDFFYIKVSQKSHGSHRPDYTALGGGELGVPAGTSGLDFGTPTPQKLMPFPSQLEVGGDKPLPRPTAFKPVLPRSGAILHSSPESGGPLAQQLHPPEKAKEQELRPLPCSGGLSDSGRNSMSSLPTHSTSSSYQLEPLVTPMGPISRFGGSAHNILQCAIIQDSNMMSLKAMSFSDGGNKILNPGKAPQHRPTAEKSACVRSPISTDESTIQELEQKLLEREGELQELQSSFEEKEISSCQAYEEKQRRCKEELEGLKQKCNSKLKQTSQKTQRTQQVLHLQVFQLQQEKQQLREELEKLMKEQNLLETKLRSYEKEKTSFAPALEETQWEVCQKSGEISLLKQQLKESQTELTTKTTEILSLKAQLKEVRLKMEGLEMKTQELEVSLRTKAMELEVCENELQRKKNESELLREKVNLLEQEILELRSELAVLREQLSEAREGPRPGGDDAQALQGQLERLRAELKAERDNNEQMSCSFQHERQTWKEEKEKVIHYQKQLQQSYLHMYKRNQSLEKMLQQLAAGEDGKEPIELEIPGADVPYEDIIATEI, from the exons ATGGGCAGCGTCAGCAGCCTCATCTCCGGCCACAGCTTCCACAGCAAGCACTGCCGCGCCTCCCAGTACAAGCTCCGCAAGTCCTCGCACCTGAAAAAGCTCAACCGCTACTCGGACGGGCTGCTCCGCTTCGGCTTCTCGCAGGACTCCGGCCACAAGTCCGGCTCCAAGAGCAGCAAGAATGAGGATTTCTTTTACATCAAGGTCAGCCAGAAGTCGCACGGCTCGCACCGGCCGGACTACACCGCCCTGGGCGGCGGCGAGCTGGGCGTGCCCGCCGGGACCAGCGGGCTGGACTTCGGGACGCCCACGCCGCAGAAGCTGATGCCCTTCCCCAGCCAGCTGGAGGTG GGTGGGGACAAGCCGCTGCCTCGTCCCACGGCCTTCAAGCCAGTGCTGCCGCGCTCCGGGGCCATCCTGCACTCGTCCCCCGAGAGCGGGGGgcccctggcccagcagctgcacccccCGGAGAAGGccaaggagcaggagctgcGGCCGCTGCCGTGCTCGGGGGGCCTGTCCGACTCCGGCCGCAACTCCATGTCCAGCCTGCCCAcgcacagcaccagcagcagctacCAGCTGGAGCCCCTGGTCACCCCCATGGGCCCCATCAGCCGCTTCGGGGGCTCTGCCCACAACATCCTGCAGTGTGCCATCATCCAGGACAGCAACATGATGAGCCTCAAGGCCATGTCCTTCTCTGATGGCGGCAACAAGATCCTGAACCCCGGCAAGGCCCCCCAGCACCGCCCCACTGCCGAGAAAAGCGCTTGCGTGCGCTCGCCCATCTCCACGGATGAATCCACCatccaggagctggagcagaagctgctggagagggagggcgagctgcaggagctgcagtcgAGCTTCGAGGAGAAGGAAATCAGCTCCTGCCAGGCCTACGAGGAGAAGCAGCGGCGCTgcaaggaggagctggaggggcTGAAGCAGAAGTGCAACAGCAAACTCAAGCAGACCTCGCAGAAAACGCAGCGGACGCAGCAGGTGCTGCACCTGCAGgtgttccagctgcagcaggagaagcagcagctgcgggaggagctggagaagctCATGAAGGAGCAGAACCTGCTGGAGACCAAGCTGAGGTCCTACGAGAAGGAGAAGACCAGCTTTGCCCCGGCGCTGGAGGAGACGCAGTGGGAG gtgtgccagaAATCCGGGGAGATCTcgctgctgaagcagcagctgaaggagtCACAGACCGAGCTCACCACCAAGACCACGGAGATCCTGAGCCTGAAGGCGCAGCTGAAGGAGGTGAGGCTGaagatggaggggctggagatgaagacccaggagctggaggtgtcgCTGCGCACCAAGGCCATGGAGCTGGAGGTGTGCGAGAACGAGCTGCAGCGCAAGAAGAACGAGTCGGAGCTGCTGCGGGAGAAGGTGaacctgctggagcaggagatcCTGGAGCTGCGCTCTGAGCTGGCCGTGCTCCGGGAGCAGCTCAGCGAGGCCCGCGAGGGGCCCCGGCCGGGCGGGGACGATGCCCAGGCCctgcaggggcagctggagcgGCTGCGGGCAGAGCTGAAGGCGGAACGCGACAACAACGAGCAGAtgagctgcagcttccagcacGAGCGGCAGACgtggaaggaggagaaggagaaggtgaTCCACTAccagaagcagctgcagcagagctacCTGCACATGTACAAGAGGAACCAGAGCCTggagaagatgctgcagcagctggcGGCGGGCGAGGACGGTAAGGAGCCCATCGAGCTGGAGATTCCCGGCGCCGACGTCCCCTACGAGGACATCATCGCCACCGAGATCTGA
- the ATP6V1B2 gene encoding V-type proton ATPase subunit B, brain isoform: protein MAAVRALRGAVNGAGPGGPREQAAALTRDFLSQPRLTYKTVSGVNGPLVILDQVKFPRYAEIVHLTLPDGTRRSGQVLEVSGSKAVVQVFEGTSGIDAKKTSCEFTGDILRTPVSEDMLGRVFNGSGKPIDRGPIVLAEDFLDIMGQPINPQCRIYPEEMIQTGISAIDGMNSIARGQKIPIFSAAGLPHNEIAAQICRQAGLVKKSKDVMDYSEENFAIVFAAMGVNMETARFFKSDFEENGSMDNVCLFLNLANDPTIERIITPRLALTTAEFLAYQCEKHVLVILTDMSSYAEALREVSAAREEVPGRRGFPGYMYTDLATIYERAGRVEGRNGSITQIPILTMPNDDITHPIPDLTGYITEGQIYVDRQLHNRQIYPPINVLPSLSRLMKSAIGEGMTRKDHADVSNQLYACYAIGKDVQAMKAVVGEEALTSDDLLYLEFLQKFEKNFIAQGPYENRTVFETLDIGWQLLRIFPKEMLKRIPQSTLAEFYPRDAKH from the exons CCTACAAAACCGTGTCGGGTGTGAACGGGCCCCTGGTTATCCTGGACCAGGTTAAG TTCCCCAGGTACGCTGAGATCGTGCACCTGACCCTGCCCGACGGCACCAGGAGGAGTGGGCAGGTGCTGGAAGTCAGTGGCTCCAAAGCTGTGGTTCAG GTATTTGAAGGCACTTCAGGGATTGATGCCAAGAAAACCTCCTGTGAGTTCACCGGGGACATCCTGCGAACCCCGGTCTCGGAGGACATGCTGG GCAGAGTGTTCAATGGATCAGGAAAACCCATAGACAGAGGCCCCATTGTTTTGGCTGAGGATTTCTTGGACATCATGG GCCAGCCAATCAACCCCCAGTGTCGGATCTATCCAGAGGAAATGATCCAGACTGGCATTTCTGCCATAGATGGCATGAACAGTATTGCCAGGGGCCAGAAAATCCCCATTTTctcagctgctgggctgcccCATAACGAG ATTGCAGCTCAGATCTGTCGCCAGGCTGGCTTGGTGAAGAAATCCAAAGATGTGATGGATTACAGCGAGGAGAACTTTGCCATTGTCTTTGCTGCCATGGGG GTGAACATGGAAACCGCTCGGTTCTTCAAGTCAGACTTCGAGGAGAACGGCTCCATGGACAACGTGTGCCTGTTCCTGAACCTGGCCAACGACCCCAC CATCGAGCGCATCATCACGCCCCGCCTGGCCCTGACCACGGCCGAGTTCCTGGCCTACCAGTGTGAGAAGCACGTGCTGGTCATCCTGACAGACATGAGCTCCTACGCCGAGGCTCTCCGAGAG gtGTCAGCGGCTCGGGAGGAGGTGCCTGGGCGACGTGGCTTCCCTGGCTACATGTACACTGACCTGGCCACCATCTACGAGCGCGCCGGGCGCGTGGAGGGCAGGAACGGCTCCATCACCCAGATCCCCATCCTCACCATGCCCAACGACG ataTTACTCATCCCATCCCTGACTTGACTGGATACATCACTGAGGGGCAGATCTACGTGGACAGGCAGCTGCACAACAGGCAG ATTTACCCCCCCATCAACGTCCTGCCCTCCCTGTCCCGGCTGATGAAGTCGGCCATCGGCGAGGGCATGACCAGGAAGGACCACGCAGATGTGTCCAACCAGCTG TACGCCTGCTACGCCATCGGCAAGGACGTGCAGGCCATGAAGGCCGTGGTGGGGGAGGAAGCCCTGACCTCGGACGATCTCCTGTACCTGGAGTTCCTGCAGAAGTTTGAGAAGAACTTCATTGCTCAGG GGCCCTACGAGAACCGCACGGTGTTTGAGACCCTGGACATcggctggcagctgctcaggatCTTCCCCAAGGAAATGCTCAAGAGGATCCCCCAGAGCACGCTGGCCGAGTTCTACCCTCGGGATGCCAAGCACTAG